The Myroides fluvii region CGCGCGATGATCTGGGTGTATACTGCTTTACTAGAGCTGAATGTTTCAGAAAAATATGCGAGCACCATTCCATATGACTTTATTATTCTAGCTGATCAATACCCTGAATTATACGAGGTAGCAAAAGAGCACAACTTTTTTGGAGAAGATATGTCTAAGGTATTGGAGTATTTATAAGAAACACAACTTAATGCCCATTGGCTTGATGCTTTTTAAAAAAATGAATAAAATTTTATTTGGAATTGCCGTATTGAGTTTTTGTTGTTGCAAAGTCACGAAAAAAAAGGACTGTCTCAAAAGGATAGTTTCTTGTTTTTTTTAAAACAAAATATCAACTCAATGAGATAAAGGAAAAAACGCATCAAAGCAAACGAAAAGTGGTTTTATGACACAGTGATAAATAGAAATTGTAAAAAAAGAATAAATAAATGAAAAAAATATTACTTCTAGGTGTCTTAATTATAGCTGTAAAAGCAATGGCACAACAGACTCATAAAATTACAGTAGTAGCGGCTATTACAGAAAAAAATTTTGGAAAGAATTATTATGTTGAGGATGAGGATGAAGAATTATATGAATTACTAAATTCAACGACTATGTTTTTTTCTTACGATCAATCAGGGAGGATAATACATATAGGGGAATCAAAAGAGAGTACATTCAAACCACAATTAGCGTATAACGAACAGAATGAAATAATATCAGAGTTGCCCCATATAAAATTTATTTACAAAAATGGTTTGCTCTATCAGATAAAAAAAGAAGAGTCTCCTGTAAATAGACTACCCCATTATATTGTAATTACTTATACTTATAACAAAAACAACCTAATTACTGAAACAGAAATTACAACTTATTGGAATGGAGAATCGAACATAATAAAAAAGTATGAATATTTGTATGATGATAAAAATAGAATAAAGACTATTGTGGATAAAAGTCCGATAATACGCAATAAATCCTACAGAGAAAAAGAGGGTATTGATTCAGTAATGCTTAGTTATGATGATGCGAAAGAACCGTTTGATAATTTTCCTTACTTTTTTTCATTCTATTATAGTGGCTTAGAGCATTTGATGTTTACTTCTTATAAGTCTAAAAACAATATTACCTGTATGGAAAATAAGACTAACTATAGTTATATAGATTATACGTATAATAGCCAAAACTTACCACTTACGGCTACTGTATATCGGTTTGATCAAGAAGATAGTTATGGGGGAATGGATGATTATTATGATGATGAGGATGATACGTATCGTTTATTTGGGGGAATGTACACTGTGTTTGAATTTCAATATGCAGAACTAGAAATTGTGAAAAATAATAAATAGACAAGAATTGTATCTATTGATTAAACTGGTCTTGCTTGCTTATTTAAAGAAGCATAAGCATTTCGGATATAGTGATTTTCATCTATGATTGAAGAAATCCTTACGAAGCATGAATATGTAGTTAAAAAGCGGTGAACAATTAATTATAGGTGAATCTCCTAAAATCGAGAATTGAAATGAAAATAAGCGAATAAATAAAAAGGTCAGTGATGTTATTATATCACTGACCTTATCATATAAAGCAAATCATTTAAATTCGTTCTGGGAAATTGGTGATAATACCATCCACTTTTAGTTTTTTCATGCGTTCAATGTCTTTAGGGTCATTGACCGTCCAAGGATAGATTTTTAGCTTTTCTTTTTTTATTAAAGCTGTATTTTCCTCATGGAGCATTTTGTGATACGGATTAATAGCTTTAGCCTTGATGTTTAAGGCGAATTCAATCGCATCTTCTGGTTTTTTCTCTGTCAATACAGCGAGTGGTAAATGGGCATCTAAGTCATGTGCTATTTTTAGCTCTTCCCATTTAAAACTAGAAAGAATAAAATCGTCATACGTCCATCCTCTTTCTAAGAAGTTGTGAATAATTCGATGCGTATCTACTGCCGTATTACTGCCTTTTAATTCAATATTTAGTACTGCCTTTTTTTCTATAACATCGATTACTTCTTCTAATGTTGGAATTTTGTATTTACCCCCCACTAAAACATCCTCCAATTCCTCTAGGGTATAACTTTCAATATTTCCTTTTGCATTGGTAATGCGATCGAGTGTATCATCGTGAAAAACGACAAGTTCTCCACTTTTTATTTTGAAGACGTCAATCTCAATCATATCACAGCGTAATTCAACGGCTTTTAAAACAGATTCAACCGTGTTTTCAGTAATATGCCCCATGGCACCTCGATGACCAATGCGCAGTGTTTTTGATTCTTGTGCGATCGTAGTAGAGGTGATTACAGTGCAAAGTAAGGATAACAAGGGCGTTCTTAATTTCATAGTTCAAGTATTGATTAGTGAAAAACAAAAGTGTATCAATTCTATGGAATAGCAATTATCTCAACATTATATTATTGTAAATAAAAAAAGCGATTTCATCTAAAAGAACAAACTTTACCATTAATGTATTGAAAAAGAACGAAAAAAGAGAACTTTTATCTAAAAAAGTTCTCTTTTTTATTTATTTCCTTGGATTTAAATCCTGTAAAATTTCTTGTACAGCACGTTCTAACTGTGGATCCCTCTCATGTAGGCGGTCCATGAACGTATTTTTGACATAGATATCAGGAGCAACTCCTGTTTTTTCTAAATTATCTCCTTCTAAGGTATACGTTCCCCAAGAGGGTAAGCGATAGAAAGAGTGGTCGACTAGCGATTTACCGGATGTAAAAATAATCCAACGATAGGTTTCCTGCCCGATAATTTTACCAAGTTTAAGTGCTTTGAAACCAGCAGCGGTCATTTCTGCATCACTAAGTGAGAACTCGTTAATTAACAATACAATTGGTTTACCACTTGGACTAAAATTACTTTGCATTGTGAGTTTTCCTTCTCTATACTTCCATTGTAAATAGGGGCGTTGTGCTAAGAAGTTAAGGACTTTATCGTGTACATTTCCACCTGTATTAAAACGAAGATCTAAAATGACACCTTCTTTGTGGTGTTCTTGTTCTACCATGTCCAATAAGAAAGAATCTAATTCAGATGCTCCCATATTTTTCATGTAACTATAAGCAATTCGGTTGTCACTCCATTCGTTGACACGTTGTTTATTTTGATAGATCCATTCATCATATAGCAAGCCTTTTTGTGTGACAAAGGAAATGGGATGGATTTTTGCGTTGACTTCTTTTCCCTCACGGACGAATGTTACGTCAATTTCTTCTTGTTCATGAGCGAAAGTAAAGTACTCATCTCGATTTTTTGTAGGATCAACTGACTGTCCATTGATGTGTGTTAATACATCGCCTTTTTGTATGCTACTATTTTTCGTGCCAGCTGGAGATTTTCGGATTACGCGCGCTACTTCATAAGGGTTAGATGTAGAGAAAATTACTCCCATCTCTGCGGTATTGTATTGTAATCTCATTTTTTCTTCCTCTCCTGTTGAGGTAAACCCCAAGTGAGAAGAGCCCAATTCTCCTAACATATCATTGAGTAGAATTCGAAGGTCATTTCTGTTATTTAAATAAGGAAGATACGTACTAAAGTAGTCTTTCGTTGCTTTCCAATCTAGCCCATGAAAAGTCTCATCGTAGAAGTTTTCTTCCACACCGGACCAAGTTTCTTCAAACATTTGATTAAATTCCTCCGCTAAGTTTTTGGTGAAGGAATGCGAAATAGCAATCTTTTCTGGTGTACCTTTCTCTAAAGCAAATTTGTAGATAGTATGACCACTTAATGCGTAGAGTGTTTTGTCTTTTTGTTGAATTTGACTTACACTTTTATCCCAAACTTTTTCTGTTTTGGCTTTTTCGAATTTCTCGTATATCTTGCGATATAACGTGTATTTGCCATTTTCTTGATTAGAAGAATAGTACACATACTCTTTTTTATTGTCTTGAAACACCATAGGAGTGGATTGATTGCCAAATTTATCACTCACTAATTCAATTCGGTCCAATACATCTTGCGTATTGATTTGTACCACAACGGATTGTTCCGTTTTAGTTGTTGATTTTGACTTGTTTGTTGTTTTTTTATTTTGCTCTTCTTCCTCCTTTTTGGCTATAAATAGTTGATCAAATTCATCGGATTTAAAAGGTTCTGCATACCAATCTAAGGCGAGGCGATAAATACTAGCGCTTTGCATACCCATAGGATAAGAAGGATTCAAGCGATCACTGGCAAAATAGATGTATTTCCCAGAAGGAGACCAAACGGGATTAGCTTCTGATACGCCAGTATTGGTCAGGTTGATGGTTTCATTTTTTTGAATGTTGTGGATAAAAATATCATCCTCAAAGTTGCGTTTCGCCGTAAAGAGTACATAAGCTCCATCGGGAGAAAATGAAGGAGGAGCGCTCTGAAAGGCCCATATTTCATCTTTGACTATCGTTTTAGAGGTAAAAGATTGTAAATCGAGCAGGCGAATTTCATCTCGTCCACTAGTATATACCGCTTGAGTAAGTGTTTTGTTGAGCGTCAAATCTCTGTTATTGCGCGTATCATGTGTCAATTGTTCTGCTTTCCCTTTGCCATTGCCTCCGATTTTGAACCAATTTTGATAGCCGTTATAGGTTTGACTAAATAAGAGCGTTTGATTGTCTTTTAACCATCTTACTTCCATGACACGCTCTTTGCCATCCGTAAGTGCTTGTATAAATTTACCTTCTATATCTGAGACAAATAATACACCTCGGCTAATGAAAGCTAGCTTTTTGCCATCTGGTGAAACATCAAAAAAGCTGATATTATCTTCAACTTTAAAGGTTTGTTCTTTGGCGAGGGACTGATTGGTATTTAGTGTAATATCAAGCGATCGCACTTGATTTAGCTTGGTGTCATACACAAATAATTGATAGTCTTTTTCAAAAATAACTTGACTCCCATCAGCCGAGACAAATGGTTTTTTGATGGATGAGGTAAATTCCGTTAAGGCTGTTTTCTTTCCATTTTTAAACGTATAAAGGTTATAATGTCCATTATTTTCATCCGAAATGAAGTAGATATTCCCTTGTCGATCAACAGTAGGATTAAAATCTTTTCCGTTGTAATCGGTATATTGTTTAAAGTGATCAGTCGCCGGATTATACCCTAAAATATCGGGATTATTTTCTCCCTTGTAGCGTTTTCGCGTAACTTGATTGGCACTCTCTGTGGAATTAGTAAATAAGTATTCACCCGATGGAGTTTCAACTAAACCATTGGTATTGTTGAAATAATTGGTGAATAGAGGGGTAGGAGTACCTCCGTTTTTATAGATTTTAAAGGAAGCGTAATTGTTATAAGCATTACTCGAAAAGTAAATCGTTTCACTGTCCCAACTCCAGCTTTCCATGTCATCTGCTGCTTGATGATAAGTTAATTGTTGAATGGTGCCCCCTGTTAACGGCATTAAAAAAATATCTTTATTGCCGTATTGATCAGAACTAAAAGCCAGCCATTTACCATCAGGAGAAATGCGTGGATTGGTTTCGTTACCCGGTAAGGCAGTGAGTCGTAAAGCTTCTCCTCCAGCAGTGGGAACCTGCCAAAGGTCTCCATCAAAACTAAAGTACGTGGTTTTGGCATCCGGACTCAAAGATGGAGTAGAGGTGAAGTGAACTTTATGTTGAGCTCCAACCAGCGAAGTTAAGGTAAGGGTTAAAAGAGAAATAGTTTGTTTAAGCATGATCCTGTATTTTTTCTAAACTTAAAACTATTTTAGGCAACACCCAAGTTGTTTTTTGTGAGGTTCAAGCGGTTTGTAAAATTTATCTATAACCTAGAACTTCTTCAAAAAAAAACGCCATCTACTTGAGATGGCGTTTTTTTATATTAGTTTGCTGGACTTCCGTATAAATCGAATTCTGTTGCTTCATCAATGGTAATATTGGCAAAGTCTCCGATTTTTAGATAGTGCTTTGTTGCATCAACTAAAACTTCGTTGTCCACATCAGGACTATCAAATTCTGTACGACCAATGAAGTGATTTCCTTCTTTTCTGTCGATGATACAACGGTATGTTTTTCCAATTTTCTCTTGATTTAATTCCCAAGATATTTGAGCTTGAATCTCCATGATTTCATTGGCTCTTTCTTGTTTTACTTCTTGAGGAACGTCATCTTCTAAAGAGTAAGCATGGGTGTTTTCTTCATGAGAATAAGCAAAACAACCTAAACGCTCAAAACGCATTTCT contains the following coding sequences:
- a CDS encoding glycerophosphodiester phosphodiesterase is translated as MKLRTPLLSLLCTVITSTTIAQESKTLRIGHRGAMGHITENTVESVLKAVELRCDMIEIDVFKIKSGELVVFHDDTLDRITNAKGNIESYTLEELEDVLVGGKYKIPTLEEVIDVIEKKAVLNIELKGSNTAVDTHRIIHNFLERGWTYDDFILSSFKWEELKIAHDLDAHLPLAVLTEKKPEDAIEFALNIKAKAINPYHKMLHEENTALIKKEKLKIYPWTVNDPKDIERMKKLKVDGIITNFPERI
- a CDS encoding S41 family peptidase, with amino-acid sequence MLKQTISLLTLTLTSLVGAQHKVHFTSTPSLSPDAKTTYFSFDGDLWQVPTAGGEALRLTALPGNETNPRISPDGKWLAFSSDQYGNKDIFLMPLTGGTIQQLTYHQAADDMESWSWDSETIYFSSNAYNNYASFKIYKNGGTPTPLFTNYFNNTNGLVETPSGEYLFTNSTESANQVTRKRYKGENNPDILGYNPATDHFKQYTDYNGKDFNPTVDRQGNIYFISDENNGHYNLYTFKNGKKTALTEFTSSIKKPFVSADGSQVIFEKDYQLFVYDTKLNQVRSLDITLNTNQSLAKEQTFKVEDNISFFDVSPDGKKLAFISRGVLFVSDIEGKFIQALTDGKERVMEVRWLKDNQTLLFSQTYNGYQNWFKIGGNGKGKAEQLTHDTRNNRDLTLNKTLTQAVYTSGRDEIRLLDLQSFTSKTIVKDEIWAFQSAPPSFSPDGAYVLFTAKRNFEDDIFIHNIQKNETINLTNTGVSEANPVWSPSGKYIYFASDRLNPSYPMGMQSASIYRLALDWYAEPFKSDEFDQLFIAKKEEEEQNKKTTNKSKSTTKTEQSVVVQINTQDVLDRIELVSDKFGNQSTPMVFQDNKKEYVYYSSNQENGKYTLYRKIYEKFEKAKTEKVWDKSVSQIQQKDKTLYALSGHTIYKFALEKGTPEKIAISHSFTKNLAEEFNQMFEETWSGVEENFYDETFHGLDWKATKDYFSTYLPYLNNRNDLRILLNDMLGELGSSHLGFTSTGEEEKMRLQYNTAEMGVIFSTSNPYEVARVIRKSPAGTKNSSIQKGDVLTHINGQSVDPTKNRDEYFTFAHEQEEIDVTFVREGKEVNAKIHPISFVTQKGLLYDEWIYQNKQRVNEWSDNRIAYSYMKNMGASELDSFLLDMVEQEHHKEGVILDLRFNTGGNVHDKVLNFLAQRPYLQWKYREGKLTMQSNFSPSGKPIVLLINEFSLSDAEMTAAGFKALKLGKIIGQETYRWIIFTSGKSLVDHSFYRLPSWGTYTLEGDNLEKTGVAPDIYVKNTFMDRLHERDPQLERAVQEILQDLNPRK